Genomic DNA from Desulfuromonas versatilis:
AGTTAGATTCCCTTCCAGCAGAAAAGCGCCAGGTTCCAAGCGACCGTTGCCCCTCGGCAATCACCTCCACGGCGCAGGAGACCCCGACATCTCCCCTTCCGGACCCTGGAAACTCCTGCAGCGTTCCCCGCAGCTCCAGGTCCCGATCCCATGGGGGAGCAAGGGTCATCCCCAGCCCCGTCAGTTGCCGGATAACCATTCCCCGCAAATTCTCCGCCCGAGGTCCGCGGATTTCCACCCCGAAGCGGATCCCGGCAACCGCCGCATTGGCCCTGGCACGCACTTCGGCATCGTCCAGTGCGGTTGGTGCCACCGCCGAACCCGGCTGGAGGGTTGCCAGCGCCCTGGCGACAGCCTGCCGACGGTCGAGGTCCTCCAGCGTCCGGATATAACCCGCGGCCGCCTCCAGGGGCGAAGCTGCGGCTCCGGCCTGGTCCCAATGGGCCACGAGCTTCGCATCCGCCTCGGCAAGCAGTTTCCGCAGGCGTTTGGCTCCCCGTTCACGCTCCAGAAGGGCCAGGGCGTGGAACAATTCGCCGTCATATCCGGGCCAGACATCGCCGATCGCCACTTCCTTTTCAACCGACTCGAAGATTTGCTGCCGCACGGCCTCCATTTTTTGCGCATAGCGGTCCCGGGAGGACTCCCCGCCCCGCCGGTGCCAATCCCTCGCAAGAGCCTCCCCAGGCTCCCCCGCCTCGGCCAAGGGCCCAAGGACCTTGGCCCTGGCCATCGACTCGGCCTGCCCCCGCTGCGGGTCCACTCCCACCGCCAGCAGATAGCTCGCCGAGGGGTAGCGTGGGTCCTGCCCGTCGATCCAATCCGGCACCTTTCCGCTGCAGGCGGACAGGGCCGCCAGCAGGACCAGACCCACCCAGGCCAGCGGACGCAGACATCCTCTCCAGGCGCCCTGATTATCCTTTTTCTCCATGTGCTCCTGTTCCATAAGCAACAAACTCAATCCCTTCATGGACCCTGTCGTCCCGGGGCCTTCCCCTCGCGCCCAGGTGTCAAAAGTCTAACGTGCCCAGGGTCCATGGCAACCCGCAGCATTAAACGGTGGTCGACCGGCTTGATATGGCTTGCCGAAAATTCTTGAAAAAACCGCACATTCCCTTTATAGTGCGCACTCGTTGGATGATCGATTGCGATGACAGGATCAACCCGGGAGGGTACGTGGAAAAAGCCTTGACCGAAAAGGAAAAAAGCGTCCTTTTGAACATCGCCCGAAACGCCATCGAGACCTTCGTGCGAACCGGCAATAAGTACGTCGAACCCCGCGAGGAAAAAGCGCTCAACATGCGCAACGGCTGTTTCGTCACCGTCAAGCAGAAAGGGCAGTTGCGGGGGTGCATCGGCAGCTTCCAGTCCGAGTTGCCCCTGTTCAAGGAAGTCGCCGAAATGGCCGTGGCCTCGGCAACCAAGGATCCCCGGTTCTACCCCATGAAGGAGCCTGACCTGGCCGATTTCCAGCTTGAGATCACCGTCCTCTCCCCCCTGCAGAAAATCGAGAACATCGAAGAGATTGAAATAGGCAAGCACGGCATCTACCTGGAGAAGGGTTACTACCGGGGCGTGCTGCTGCCCCAGGTGGCCACCGAACACGGCTGGGACCGTTTGACCTTCCTGAAACAGACCTGCCTGAAGGCCGGCCTTCCCACAAACTCCTGGCAGGCCGAGGATGCCGAGATCTATATCTTCAGCGGCCAGGTTTTCTCCTGAGCCGAGCCGGCACAACCCCGAAACTGAAAAAGCCCTCCGCGTGAGGGCTTTTTTATTTGGCACTTTCCGGCGGTGACCTTATCGGCACTCCGCGCCGGCCGGATTCCGGAAC
This window encodes:
- the amrA gene encoding AmmeMemoRadiSam system protein A, with the translated sequence MEKALTEKEKSVLLNIARNAIETFVRTGNKYVEPREEKALNMRNGCFVTVKQKGQLRGCIGSFQSELPLFKEVAEMAVASATKDPRFYPMKEPDLADFQLEITVLSPLQKIENIEEIEIGKHGIYLEKGYYRGVLLPQVATEHGWDRLTFLKQTCLKAGLPTNSWQAEDAEIYIFSGQVFS